From Xylanibacter oryzae DSM 17970, a single genomic window includes:
- a CDS encoding ammonium transporter, which translates to MTLLLTALNTGNTAWITIATILVMLMTIPGLALFYGGLVRTKNILSVVMQCLICTAVLSIMWIAFGYSWVFGTGFHGTGIGTVIGGFDKVFLHGVGIHSIMAPAGIPEITFCLFQCMFAVITPALIIGAFAERLKFSSFLVFTILWSILVYNPMAHFVWGGGWLQQLGALDFAGGTVVHINAGVAAIVMAVMLGRRSDYKPNKPIPATNVVFVFMGAALLWLGWFGFNAGSGLTADGLDANAFLVTHLCTCVAAMTWMVIDWIHNGRPTTVGVCTGAVAGLVAITPAAGSTDVLGAFGIGIITSVVCYCMVAIVKPKLGYDDALDAFGVHGIGGILGSILTGVFATAAVTGGPKGALYGDWHQLGVQILATLFSIVYSGVITFLLFKLIDKFMGMRVGKRVEEEGLDIYEHGENAYN; encoded by the coding sequence ATGACATTATTATTGACAGCATTAAATACTGGTAATACAGCCTGGATAACAATAGCTACTATTTTGGTTATGCTTATGACCATTCCTGGTCTGGCGCTATTTTATGGCGGCCTTGTAAGAACTAAAAATATACTTAGCGTCGTGATGCAGTGTCTTATATGTACTGCTGTATTGAGCATTATGTGGATTGCTTTTGGCTACAGTTGGGTATTTGGAACAGGCTTTCATGGTACTGGCATCGGAACTGTAATTGGAGGATTTGATAAAGTATTTCTTCATGGAGTCGGAATACATTCTATAATGGCACCGGCAGGAATCCCTGAGATAACATTCTGCTTGTTCCAATGCATGTTTGCAGTAATTACGCCTGCTCTTATCATAGGAGCTTTTGCTGAACGTCTAAAATTTTCAAGTTTTTTAGTCTTTACTATACTTTGGTCTATCCTTGTATATAATCCAATGGCCCACTTCGTATGGGGTGGAGGTTGGTTGCAACAACTTGGTGCTCTTGATTTTGCAGGTGGTACAGTTGTTCATATAAATGCCGGTGTTGCTGCTATTGTGATGGCTGTAATGCTTGGTCGTCGTTCTGATTACAAACCTAATAAGCCAATACCTGCTACCAATGTAGTATTCGTATTTATGGGAGCTGCTTTGTTGTGGCTGGGTTGGTTTGGATTCAATGCAGGAAGTGGACTGACTGCAGACGGACTTGATGCAAATGCATTTTTGGTAACACATCTTTGTACTTGCGTTGCAGCTATGACATGGATGGTTATTGATTGGATTCATAATGGAAGACCTACAACAGTCGGCGTTTGCACTGGAGCTGTTGCCGGATTGGTTGCTATAACTCCTGCTGCAGGTAGCACGGATGTTCTTGGAGCTTTTGGTATAGGTATCATAACAAGTGTTGTATGCTATTGTATGGTTGCAATAGTAAAACCAAAATTAGGATACGATGATGCTCTTGATGCATTCGGTGTTCATGGTATTGGTGGTATATTAGGTTCTATCCTGACCGGCGTATTTGCTACTGCTGCTGTGACAGGTGGTCCTAAAGGTGCTTTGTACGGTGATTGGCATCAACTTGGAGTTCAGATTTTAGCAACACTCTTCTCTATAGTTTATAGTGGTGTTATTACATTCTTGTTATTCAAGTTAATTGATAAATTTATGGGAATGCGAGTTGGTAAACGAGTTGAGGAAGAAGGACTCGATATCTACGAACATGGTGAAAATGCTTATAACTAA
- a CDS encoding P-II family nitrogen regulator, with protein MKKIEAIIRKTKFEDVKEALLAADIEWFSYYDVRGEGKMRQARIYRGVMYNTSCIERTLINIVVRDKNVEKVVSAVQKAAQTGEIGDGRIFVIPIEDAVRIRTGERGDIALYNAEQEK; from the coding sequence ATGAAAAAGATTGAAGCAATTATCCGTAAGACGAAGTTTGAGGATGTTAAAGAGGCGCTACTTGCTGCTGACATTGAATGGTTCTCTTACTACGATGTGAGAGGTGAGGGCAAAATGCGTCAGGCGCGTATTTACCGCGGTGTAATGTATAATACAAGTTGTATTGAACGTACTCTGATTAATATAGTTGTACGTGATAAAAATGTGGAAAAAGTAGTTTCTGCTGTTCAAAAAGCTGCTCAGACAGGTGAAATTGGAGATGGGCGCATCTTCGTTATACCAATAGAGGATGCTGTTCGTATCAGAACTGGTGAAAGAGGAGATATCGCATTGTATAACGCAGAACAAGAAAAATAA